Proteins from a genomic interval of Methanobrevibacter wolinii SH:
- a CDS encoding glycosyltransferase family 2 protein, with protein sequence MRTVILIPCYNEALTIKKVINDFQRVMPHADIYVYDNNSSDNTDEIAMKEGAIVRYEYRQGKGNVVRSMFRDIDADCYIMVDGDDTYPAEAAIELEKAILERKADMAVGDRLSSTYFTENKRPFHNSGNVFVRKSINKFFDSDLHDIMTGMRAFDYDFVKSYPVSSKEFEIETEMTIFALNHNFKIYEVPIEYRDRVEGSVSKLNTFTDGFKVIRVICSLFRDTKPLSFFSIVTLILLIISFVYFMPVFLNFLSTGTVAKVPTLISVGVVFLIAVMIFLAGVILHVLKKQHDQNFEQHLTLIRLAKDSKKD encoded by the coding sequence ATGAGGACAGTTATTTTAATTCCTTGTTATAATGAGGCATTAACAATTAAAAAAGTTATCAATGACTTTCAAAGAGTAATGCCACATGCAGATATATATGTTTATGATAACAATTCTAGTGATAATACTGATGAAATCGCTATGAAAGAAGGGGCTATTGTAAGATATGAATATAGACAAGGTAAAGGTAATGTTGTAAGGTCTATGTTTAGAGATATAGATGCAGATTGTTATATTATGGTTGATGGTGATGATACATATCCTGCTGAAGCAGCAATTGAACTTGAAAAAGCTATTTTAGAACGTAAGGCAGATATGGCTGTTGGTGACAGGTTATCTTCTACCTATTTTACAGAAAATAAACGTCCTTTCCATAATAGTGGAAATGTATTTGTACGTAAATCTATTAATAAATTTTTTGATAGTGATTTACATGATATTATGACGGGTATGAGAGCGTTTGATTATGATTTTGTTAAATCTTATCCTGTTTCTTCAAAAGAATTTGAAATAGAGACAGAAATGACAATTTTTGCATTAAACCATAATTTTAAGATTTATGAAGTTCCTATTGAATATAGGGATAGGGTGGAAGGTAGTGTATCTAAACTTAATACTTTTACTGATGGATTTAAGGTTATTCGTGTAATTTGTTCATTGTTTAGGGATACAAAACCATTATCATTTTTCTCAATAGTAACTTTAATATTGCTTATTATATCATTCGTATATTTCATGCCAGTATTCTTAAATTTCTTAAGTACTGGTACAGTAGCAAAAGTACCAACTTTAATTTCAGTTGGTGTAGTATTTTTAATAGCTGTAATGATATTTTTAGCAGGTGTTATTTTACATGTTCTTAAAAAACAACATGATCAAAACTTTGAACAACATTTAACTTTAATTCGTTTAGCTAAAGATAGTAAAAAAGATTAA
- a CDS encoding DUF2142 domain-containing protein: MILSFSIFQLFIYKNHASIPRETISLIILTIVGILCILYHNGNKKKIHRIAFITIIIFGIITLLLSPILIGCDEDEHLARSDLTSEGILVPHYQHIGKHKGYYVEQVCVDLDGKNRFKTIYSTAIDDQKINEKHVLVEAAFAQNPFYAYLPQGLGIWLAKELNLNSIWVLWLGGLFNLLMYATVSSYAIKKTPILKMPMLAVACLPFAVYEATTVSSDSFVLCFSLLLMAYFFTMYKAEERSVNKTNLLIFFILCLSVGLIKPPLLFLASLVAIIPKKNFNSLSDYKIGLIGVLLVFAIGAIWNVSYSTPGMKNSHRGPRAISMDINTGYQLKFMFSSIESFTLIMWDIISKTWFVIADMFRFADWQGKYAAYSSTIMAVVFAIYYGLTSFLYPIKYKISKKQRTIAAIIFLVPYIALFLVQYLIWTPVGSLRIQGVQGRYFIPLLILLPFILNINSENTKYGERIRKKLTLTRLNKINLLSYVIIIGLLSCLQILTVVLYY, encoded by the coding sequence ATGATTCTATCATTCTCTATTTTTCAATTGTTTATTTACAAAAACCATGCTTCAATTCCACGTGAAACCATTAGTTTAATAATTTTAACCATTGTAGGAATTCTATGTATCCTATATCATAATGGAAATAAGAAAAAAATACATAGAATAGCTTTTATAACTATTATAATATTTGGAATTATAACTCTTCTTTTATCACCTATCCTCATTGGTTGTGATGAAGATGAACACCTTGCAAGATCAGATTTAACTTCAGAAGGTATTCTTGTTCCTCATTATCAGCATATAGGAAAACACAAAGGGTATTATGTAGAACAGGTTTGTGTAGATCTTGATGGAAAAAACAGGTTTAAAACTATATATTCAACTGCAATTGATGATCAAAAAATCAATGAAAAACATGTTTTAGTAGAAGCTGCCTTTGCCCAAAATCCGTTTTATGCCTACTTACCTCAAGGATTAGGAATATGGCTTGCAAAAGAATTAAACCTTAATTCGATTTGGGTACTATGGTTAGGAGGACTATTTAACCTATTAATGTATGCTACAGTATCATCATATGCAATTAAAAAAACACCGATACTTAAGATGCCAATGCTTGCAGTTGCTTGCTTACCATTTGCAGTTTATGAAGCAACAACAGTAAGTTCCGATTCCTTCGTATTGTGTTTTTCGCTACTATTAATGGCCTATTTCTTCACAATGTATAAGGCCGAAGAAAGAAGCGTGAATAAAACTAATTTATTAATATTTTTCATATTATGTTTATCTGTAGGTTTAATTAAACCACCGTTATTATTCTTAGCAAGCCTTGTTGCTATAATACCTAAAAAGAACTTTAATTCATTGAGTGATTATAAAATAGGTTTGATTGGAGTATTACTAGTATTTGCAATTGGTGCAATATGGAATGTAAGCTACTCTACGCCAGGTATGAAAAACTCACATAGAGGACCAAGAGCAATAAGTATGGATATTAATACCGGATATCAATTAAAATTTATGTTTTCAAGTATTGAAAGCTTTACACTTATAATGTGGGATATAATATCTAAAACATGGTTTGTAATAGCAGATATGTTTAGGTTTGCAGATTGGCAAGGAAAATATGCTGCATATTCATCAACAATAATGGCGGTAGTGTTTGCAATATACTATGGACTTACTAGTTTCTTATATCCAATAAAATATAAGATAAGTAAAAAACAAAGAACAATAGCCGCTATAATCTTTTTAGTTCCTTATATTGCATTGTTCTTAGTACAATACTTAATATGGACTCCAGTTGGATCCCTTAGAATACAGGGAGTTCAAGGAAGGTATTTTATACCATTATTAATATTATTGCCATTTATATTAAATATCAATAGTGAAAACACAAAATATGGAGAAAGAATAAGGAAAAAACTTACTCTTACAAGATTAAATAAGATTAATTTATTATCTTATGTTATAATAATTGGTTTACTATCTTGTTTACAAATATTAACAGTAGTGCTATATTATTAA
- a CDS encoding DUF2142 domain-containing protein, whose protein sequence is MNKPRNIFNKNRNYILIYIICLIFFTFYQCYFYGNFGTVNREIGIFIILTIVGVFCLTYNSLNKNKIYKVAFVIIILFGIITLLLSPLLIGCDESEHLNRAELTSLGVINPQYTSINNHTGYKVEHFCSHLTGTSRFNTVFSTNWDDEKIDKSIILQKSAFAHNPFYAYLAQGFGIWLAKELNLNSIWILWLGGIFNLLMYATVSSYAIKKTPILKTPMLLIACLPFAVYQGTTVSSDSFVNCFSLLLMAYFFFMYKADENSLSIKNSLIFMVLCISVGFLKPPLLLLIFLILLVPKDNFKNKNTYNLGLILILVVFIIGGLWNIFYAMPQSMHSFRGPRAKSLPVDAKLQLKFLLGNINHILIIFKNILSQTWYVIRDIFRFADWQGTQLYSSTLMAMIFSVYYLIISLISPEDYKLSNKRRISGIIIFLIIYFAFFIVQYLTWSRVGQLKVTGVQGRYFIPLLTLIPFILNINNKTTKTRLKPLINKDKLKDLTVLVAIILLGFLEILTVGVFY, encoded by the coding sequence ATGAATAAGCCTAGAAATATTTTTAATAAAAATAGAAATTACATTCTAATCTATATAATATGCTTAATCTTTTTTACATTTTATCAATGCTATTTCTATGGAAACTTTGGAACGGTTAATAGAGAAATTGGAATATTTATTATACTTACAATTGTAGGTGTGTTTTGTTTAACCTACAATAGCTTAAATAAAAATAAAATCTACAAAGTGGCATTTGTAATAATAATATTATTTGGTATAATTACTTTATTACTATCACCACTTCTTATTGGTTGTGATGAAAGTGAACATTTAAATAGAGCAGAATTAACTTCACTTGGAGTCATCAATCCACAGTATACCAGTATAAATAATCATACAGGATATAAGGTTGAACATTTTTGTAGTCATCTTACAGGAACAAGTAGATTTAATACAGTGTTTTCAACTAACTGGGATGATGAAAAAATAGATAAATCCATTATACTACAAAAATCTGCATTTGCCCATAATCCATTCTATGCATACCTAGCTCAAGGATTTGGAATATGGCTTGCAAAAGAATTAAATCTTAACTCTATTTGGATATTATGGTTAGGAGGAATATTCAACCTATTAATGTATGCTACAGTATCATCATATGCAATTAAAAAAACACCGATACTAAAAACTCCAATGTTACTGATTGCATGTTTACCTTTTGCTGTTTATCAAGGAACCACTGTAAGTTCAGATTCATTTGTTAATTGTTTTTCACTACTATTAATGGCCTATTTCTTCTTTATGTATAAAGCAGATGAAAACTCATTAAGTATTAAAAACTCTTTAATATTTATGGTGTTATGTATAAGTGTAGGATTTTTAAAACCACCATTATTATTACTCATATTCCTAATATTACTTGTTCCAAAAGATAATTTCAAAAATAAAAATACATATAATCTTGGATTAATACTTATACTAGTAGTATTTATAATAGGGGGATTATGGAATATATTTTATGCTATGCCTCAATCCATGCATTCATTTAGAGGACCAAGAGCAAAATCACTCCCAGTAGATGCTAAATTACAATTAAAATTTTTACTTGGAAACATAAACCATATTCTTATTATATTTAAAAATATTTTAAGTCAAACATGGTATGTGATAAGAGATATTTTTAGATTTGCTGATTGGCAAGGAACACAATTGTATTCATCAACATTAATGGCTATGATATTTAGTGTATATTACTTAATAATCTCTTTAATATCACCAGAAGATTATAAATTAAGTAATAAAAGAAGAATTAGTGGAATAATAATATTTCTTATAATATACTTTGCATTCTTTATAGTACAATATTTAACTTGGTCAAGAGTAGGTCAATTAAAGGTTACTGGTGTTCAAGGAAGATACTTTATACCCCTTCTTACTCTAATACCATTTATACTTAATATAAATAATAAAACTACTAAAACCAGACTTAAACCATTAATAAATAAAGATAAACTTAAAGATTTGACTGTACTCGTAGCTATAATCCTACTTGGATTTTTAGAAATTTTAACAGTAGGAGTATTTTATTAA
- the purE gene encoding 5-(carboxyamino)imidazole ribonucleotide mutase, giving the protein MNSPKVMIILGSGSDIKIAEKCMNKLDELKISYSLKISSAHRTYDKVKHDVLEGTKNGIEVFIGIAGMSAHLPGVIAAFTYRPVIGVPVEAKLDGLDALYSTIQMPFPAPVATVGIDRGDNAAILAAQIIGTYDEKVRENVHYVRLSYKNKVYTSQEDTIKDLDHEYLVKDFIPDDLEEIEYHHRTPDVEVLSEEECPDIAVIPGSHSDITIAKKLSTLLDRMKISYDLKVVSPIRHPKRFQEYIYKMQNVKLFIAINGLSSQISGSIVGLSEKPVIGVPCDKELSGKDSLLSMVSMPPGVPVGSVGINNGRNCAILAGEILAISNKDIEESLKRIKYKTANL; this is encoded by the coding sequence ATGAACAGTCCAAAAGTAATGATAATATTAGGTAGTGGATCTGATATTAAAATAGCTGAAAAATGTATGAATAAATTAGATGAATTGAAAATTTCATACAGTTTAAAAATATCCTCTGCCCACAGAACTTATGATAAAGTAAAACATGATGTCTTAGAAGGTACTAAAAATGGGATTGAAGTATTTATAGGAATTGCTGGAATGTCTGCACATCTTCCAGGAGTAATTGCAGCATTTACATATAGACCAGTTATTGGAGTACCTGTTGAGGCAAAATTAGATGGATTAGATGCATTATACTCTACAATACAAATGCCATTTCCAGCACCTGTTGCAACTGTAGGAATAGATAGAGGAGATAATGCTGCAATACTTGCAGCACAAATTATAGGAACATATGATGAAAAAGTAAGAGAAAATGTACACTATGTTAGATTATCCTATAAAAATAAAGTATATACTAGTCAAGAAGATACTATAAAAGATTTAGATCATGAATATCTTGTAAAAGATTTCATTCCAGATGATTTAGAAGAAATTGAATACCATCATAGAACTCCTGATGTAGAAGTCCTATCAGAAGAAGAATGTCCAGATATTGCAGTGATTCCAGGAAGTCATTCTGATATTACAATAGCTAAAAAACTATCCACATTACTTGATAGAATGAAAATAAGTTATGATTTAAAAGTTGTAAGTCCAATTAGACATCCAAAAAGATTTCAAGAATATATCTATAAAATGCAGAATGTAAAATTATTTATTGCAATTAATGGATTATCTTCACAAATAAGTGGTTCAATTGTTGGATTAAGTGAAAAACCAGTTATTGGTGTTCCATGTGATAAAGAATTAAGTGGAAAAGATTCACTTCTTTCAATGGTTAGTATGCCACCGGGAGTACCTGTAGGAAGTGTTGGTATTAATAATGGCCGTAATTGTGCAATATTAGCCGGTGAAATATTAGCAATTAGTAATAAAGATATTGAAGAAAGTTTAAAAAGAATTAAATATAAAACTGCAAATTTATAA
- a CDS encoding UbiD family decarboxylase produces the protein MKLNSYRELIEIDDEVSTEYEICNILQKYPKDTVLFTNVKGSHIPVISGLCNTREKIARSINCKKDEILYKIIEATSNPIKVENYGNLDNYITYKANLNKIPILKHYKKDGGKYITAGVIFARDPETGVQNASIHRMLVKNSDTLGVRLVPRNLYTYFQKAEELGRDLDITICIGMDPAILLASTCSIPIDADEMEVANAFKDGELKLLNCEESDLKVPEADIILEGKILHGKRSKEGPFVDLTDTYDVIREEPIIKLSKMHLKKKAYYHGIIPAGFEHKLLQGLPQEQRIYRHVKNTVPTVKNVVLTEGGCCWLHAVVQIKKQTQGDGKNVLMAALSAHPSLKHCVVVDEDIDLFNPEDVEYAIATRVKGDEDLMIVTNARGSSLDPKALPDGTTTKIGVDATKDINHLEKFERVSFTNK, from the coding sequence ATGAAATTAAATAGTTATAGAGAATTAATAGAGATTGATGATGAAGTAAGTACTGAGTATGAAATTTGTAATATACTACAAAAATATCCAAAAGATACTGTTTTATTTACAAATGTTAAAGGTTCCCATATACCAGTTATTTCTGGATTATGTAATACAAGAGAAAAGATTGCTCGTTCAATAAACTGTAAAAAAGATGAAATATTATATAAAATCATAGAAGCAACTAGTAACCCTATAAAAGTTGAAAATTATGGAAATTTAGATAATTATATAACTTACAAAGCTAATTTAAATAAAATTCCTATTTTAAAACACTATAAAAAAGATGGTGGTAAATATATTACAGCAGGTGTTATTTTTGCAAGAGACCCAGAAACAGGAGTTCAAAATGCATCAATTCATAGAATGCTTGTAAAGAATAGTGATACTTTAGGTGTAAGATTAGTACCAAGAAATCTCTATACATACTTCCAAAAAGCTGAAGAATTAGGAAGAGATTTAGATATTACTATATGTATTGGAATGGATCCTGCAATATTACTTGCTAGTACTTGTTCAATTCCTATTGATGCTGATGAAATGGAAGTTGCTAATGCTTTTAAAGACGGTGAGTTAAAATTATTAAATTGTGAAGAATCTGATTTAAAAGTTCCTGAAGCAGATATTATATTAGAAGGAAAAATATTACATGGCAAACGTTCTAAAGAAGGACCATTTGTTGATTTAACTGATACTTATGATGTTATTAGAGAAGAACCAATTATCAAATTAAGTAAAATGCATCTTAAGAAAAAAGCATATTATCATGGAATTATCCCTGCTGGATTTGAACATAAACTCTTACAAGGTCTTCCACAAGAACAAAGAATATATAGACATGTTAAGAACACAGTTCCTACAGTGAAAAATGTTGTATTAACTGAAGGTGGTTGTTGTTGGTTACATGCAGTAGTACAAATTAAAAAACAAACACAAGGTGATGGTAAAAATGTATTAATGGCAGCTTTATCTGCTCATCCATCATTAAAACATTGTGTAGTTGTAGATGAAGATATTGATTTATTTAATCCTGAAGATGTTGAATATGCAATAGCTACACGTGTTAAAGGAGATGAAGATTTAATGATTGTTACAAATGCAAGAGGTTCTTCACTTGATCCTAAAGCATTACCTGATGGTACTACTACAAAAATAGGAGTAGATGCAACTAAAGATATTAATCATCTTGAAAAATTTGAAAGAGTAAGTTTTACTAATAAGTAA
- a CDS encoding universal stress protein, with product MMYKKIIVPTDGSKNSEREIEKAINLLEPNGELVIVSVAVKVKAHSLQRQVDLNGINKSLKEEATEKANAFASKIDSSVNVSVKVSSGNPADEIVKIADKVDADLIVIASAGETGIQKFLIGSVATKVLKTSNVDVLLVEN from the coding sequence ATGATGTATAAAAAAATTATTGTACCAACTGATGGTTCTAAAAATTCAGAAAGAGAAATTGAAAAAGCAATTAATTTATTAGAACCAAATGGTGAATTAGTAATTGTGAGTGTTGCAGTAAAAGTAAAAGCTCATAGTTTACAAAGACAAGTCGATTTAAATGGTATCAATAAATCATTAAAAGAAGAAGCTACTGAAAAAGCAAATGCTTTTGCTAGTAAAATTGATTCATCAGTTAATGTTTCAGTTAAAGTTTCTAGTGGAAATCCTGCTGATGAAATAGTTAAAATTGCAGATAAAGTTGATGCAGATTTAATTGTTATTGCAAGTGCAGGTGAAACAGGAATACAAAAATTCTTAATTGGTAGTGTTGCTACTAAAGTATTAAAAACTTCTAATGTTGATGTTTTATTAGTAGAAAATTAA
- the amrS gene encoding AmmeMemoRadiSam system radical SAM enzyme produces MRVESILYNKLDNNNNVQCNICNHRCIIPKNHKGLCNLRENINSVLYFNNYGILSSLNIDPIEKKPLYHFLPSSLAYSIGGFSCNMSCLACQNYMISQESYNKSIAIEISPEDIVKNAINHNCKSIAYTYNEPTVSLEYVHDIASIAHENNIKNVFISNGYMSPEALDYILPYIDAFNIDLKFIENTLYKKICNANIDGVLENLKTINKSNSHLEITNLLIDNLNDSKEDIEKLVNFIVNQLSTDIPLHFSRSFPYFKMMDINPTKEFRMMRGYDIAKNMGLKYVYLGNISSNQNTYCPECGEILIKRNGYFTSDLGKIINGKCSNCNCSLNFILE; encoded by the coding sequence ATGAGGGTAGAATCAATATTATATAATAAATTAGATAATAATAATAATGTTCAATGTAATATATGTAATCATAGATGTATTATACCTAAAAATCATAAAGGATTATGTAATTTACGTGAAAATATTAATAGTGTATTATATTTTAATAATTATGGAATTTTATCATCATTAAATATTGATCCTATTGAGAAAAAGCCTCTTTATCATTTTTTACCATCAAGTTTAGCATACTCTATTGGTGGCTTTTCATGTAATATGTCTTGTTTAGCATGTCAAAACTATATGATTTCACAAGAATCATATAATAAAAGTATAGCTATTGAAATATCACCAGAAGACATTGTTAAAAATGCAATTAATCATAATTGTAAGTCAATTGCTTATACTTATAATGAACCTACTGTGAGTTTAGAGTATGTTCATGATATTGCTTCTATTGCTCATGAAAATAATATTAAAAATGTTTTTATAAGTAATGGTTATATGAGTCCTGAGGCACTTGATTATATACTACCTTATATAGATGCTTTTAATATTGATTTAAAATTCATTGAAAACACATTATATAAAAAGATATGTAATGCTAATATTGATGGAGTTCTTGAAAATCTTAAAACTATTAATAAAAGTAATTCACATCTTGAAATAACAAACTTACTTATAGATAATTTAAATGATTCTAAAGAGGATATAGAAAAATTAGTTAATTTCATTGTTAATCAATTATCAACTGATATTCCACTACATTTTTCAAGATCTTTTCCATACTTTAAAATGATGGATATAAATCCTACAAAAGAATTTAGAATGATGAGAGGATATGATATTGCTAAAAATATGGGATTAAAATATGTTTATCTTGGAAATATTTCATCAAATCAAAATACTTATTGTCCAGAATGTGGTGAAATTTTAATAAAGAGAAATGGATATTTTACTTCAGATTTAGGTAAAATTATTAATGGAAAATGTTCTAATTGTAATTGTAGTCTTAATTTTATACTAGAATAA
- the thiL gene encoding thiamine-phosphate kinase, translating into MDKEISNYGEKALIKRIIEKSSAINESTDFINNIGDDCSVRKFNGSYLISTSDMLIQSSHFPDSMTYFDMGFKAVTVNISDLASMGAEPIGFLLNIAIPKDLNIDDFDSIIDGVLAACKYYKVPLIGGDTNHYDEIIMSGTAFGTSFKEPMVKYGFKTGDLVCLTGKIGLASLGFDLLLGNYNINKKIDKVNSLNITEIDKAMDISELAIFKALKPEARINEGKILLNNGIKVATDITDGLASEFESILSSDKIYSKYLDINNYNKGIKIYENMLPVNKDYIDCINNLGLNLYDLLFHVGEDFEILFTVDKSQVSNLKDKLNFYIIGEITDNNTVEMVLKNGDVKTISSKGYDHFSSN; encoded by the coding sequence ATGGATAAAGAAATTTCTAATTATGGTGAAAAAGCTTTAATTAAAAGAATCATTGAAAAATCTTCTGCTATCAATGAAAGTACTGATTTTATAAATAATATTGGGGATGACTGTTCAGTTAGAAAATTTAATGGAAGTTATTTAATTAGTACAAGTGATATGCTTATTCAATCTTCACATTTTCCAGATTCAATGACTTATTTTGACATGGGTTTTAAAGCTGTAACTGTAAATATTAGTGATTTAGCATCAATGGGTGCAGAACCTATTGGTTTTCTTCTTAATATAGCTATTCCAAAAGATTTAAATATTGATGATTTTGATTCTATTATTGATGGAGTACTAGCTGCATGTAAATATTATAAAGTACCTCTTATAGGTGGAGATACAAATCATTATGATGAGATTATAATGAGTGGAACTGCTTTTGGAACTAGTTTTAAAGAACCTATGGTGAAGTATGGATTTAAAACTGGGGATTTAGTTTGTTTAACTGGTAAAATTGGCCTTGCATCTCTTGGATTTGATTTATTATTAGGAAATTATAATATTAATAAAAAAATAGATAAAGTTAATTCATTAAATATTACAGAAATTGATAAAGCTATGGATATTTCTGAATTAGCTATTTTTAAAGCATTAAAACCAGAAGCAAGAATAAATGAAGGTAAAATACTTCTTAATAATGGTATAAAAGTTGCAACAGATATTACTGATGGCCTTGCAAGTGAATTTGAGTCTATTTTAAGTTCTGATAAAATTTATTCTAAATACTTAGATATTAATAATTATAATAAAGGAATTAAAATATATGAAAATATGCTTCCAGTAAATAAGGATTATATTGATTGTATAAATAACTTAGGTCTAAATTTATATGACTTACTATTTCATGTAGGTGAGGATTTTGAGATTTTATTTACAGTTGATAAATCACAAGTATCTAATTTGAAAGATAAATTAAACTTTTATATTATAGGTGAAATAACAGATAATAATACAGTTGAAATGGTCCTCAAAAATGGGGATGTTAAAACTATTTCAAGTAAAGGTTATGATCATTTTAGTAGTAATTAA
- a CDS encoding Zn-ribbon domain-containing OB-fold protein — protein MTGTVRVWRHIQQRYNLIGSKCTNCGRVFFPPRVICPDCRRKGNIEDIKFSGKGKIYTYSIVRSPSSDFKIEAPYAVAIIELEEGAKLTAQIVDTDIDNINIGDPVEMVFRKISEDGADGVISYGYKFKVVK, from the coding sequence ATGACTGGTACAGTTAGAGTATGGCGTCATATTCAACAAAGATATAATTTAATTGGTTCAAAATGTACTAATTGTGGTAGAGTTTTCTTCCCACCTAGAGTCATTTGTCCTGATTGCAGAAGAAAAGGTAATATAGAAGATATTAAATTCAGTGGAAAAGGAAAAATATATACTTATTCTATAGTAAGATCACCATCTTCTGATTTTAAAATAGAAGCACCTTATGCAGTAGCTATTATTGAATTAGAAGAAGGAGCAAAATTAACTGCACAAATTGTTGATACTGATATTGATAATATAAACATTGGAGATCCTGTTGAAATGGTCTTTAGGAAAATTAGTGAAGACGGTGCTGATGGGGTTATTTCCTATGGTTATAAATTTAAAGTAGTTAAATAG
- a CDS encoding glycosyltransferase family 2 protein has product MVKVSVIVPIYNTEIYLKECLNSVINQTLKDIEIICINDGSTDNSLKILEYFAKIDKRVTIFSQKNKGQGSARNLGLKHAKGEYICFIDSDDVLKPNELEDTYNISSKKSLDFLIFKLFTYNEETGEEYSEKGYEMQDIKSFKNKVFNYNDLGSLIFRIPVSPVNKLYNGDFLRNLDIKFPENLIFEDNVFFGDVIFNAKRISLYDEYLYIRRRHSNSSTGNVSNKHLIDTIKINNLVIQKFIDYNHFEEYKNILFNRKINSIYFRFSLIVKKYKSLFFNEMKKDFTSMLDNNIYDSFLNDLNYKNKNIFINVIKSSNCEEFMLNMKIFELNQLKNENKKLIKDKNNLEKSYNELLNSSSWRITKPLRSFKRFLKNLIHNL; this is encoded by the coding sequence ATGGTTAAAGTTTCGGTGATAGTACCTATTTATAATACTGAAATTTACTTAAAGGAATGTTTAAATAGTGTTATTAATCAAACTTTAAAAGATATTGAAATAATTTGTATTAATGATGGATCTACAGATAATTCTCTAAAAATTTTAGAGTACTTTGCTAAGATAGATAAAAGAGTAACTATCTTTTCTCAGAAAAATAAAGGTCAAGGTTCTGCTAGAAATTTAGGTTTAAAGCATGCAAAAGGAGAATATATTTGTTTTATTGATTCTGATGATGTTTTAAAACCTAATGAATTAGAAGATACATATAATATTTCTAGTAAAAAATCATTAGATTTTTTAATTTTTAAATTATTTACATATAATGAAGAAACTGGAGAAGAATATAGTGAAAAAGGCTATGAAATGCAAGATATTAAATCTTTTAAAAATAAAGTTTTTAATTATAATGATTTGGGAAGTTTAATTTTTAGAATTCCTGTTTCTCCAGTAAACAAATTATATAATGGTGATTTCTTAAGAAATTTAGATATTAAATTTCCTGAAAATCTTATTTTTGAAGATAATGTCTTTTTTGGGGATGTAATATTTAATGCTAAACGAATATCTTTATATGATGAGTATCTTTATATAAGAAGAAGACATTCTAATTCTTCTACAGGAAATGTATCTAATAAACATTTGATTGACACTATAAAAATTAATAATTTAGTAATTCAAAAATTCATAGATTATAATCATTTTGAAGAGTATAAAAATATTTTATTTAATAGAAAAATTAATTCAATATATTTTAGATTTTCATTGATAGTAAAAAAATATAAATCTTTATTTTTTAATGAAATGAAGAAAGATTTTACTTCTATGCTTGATAATAATATATATGATAGTTTTTTAAACGATTTAAATTATAAAAATAAAAATATATTTATAAATGTTATAAAATCTTCTAATTGTGAAGAATTCATGTTAAATATGAAAATATTTGAGTTAAATCAGTTAAAAAATGAAAATAAAAAATTAATTAAAGATAAGAATAATTTAGAAAAATCATATAATGAACTTTTAAACTCTTCTAGTTGGAGGATTACTAAACCATTAAGAAGTTTTAAAAGATTTTTAAAAAATTTAATTCATAATTTGTAA